From a single Arachis hypogaea cultivar Tifrunner chromosome 3, arahy.Tifrunner.gnm2.J5K5, whole genome shotgun sequence genomic region:
- the LOC112789279 gene encoding cytochrome P450 81Q32, with the protein MEEASNWLIPTSIFLLFFFLVSKYILQIHGKHKNLPPSPPSLPMIGHLHLIKQPLHQSFHNLTQKYGHMLFLKLGTRKVLVVSSPSAIEECFTKNDITFANRPTTLAAKLLNYGSRTIGFASYGDHWRSLRRLTTLELFSTNRLAMFESIREEEIQLLLKELFQECIKGGQTQKLKVELRPKFVEVSFNMLLRMISGKRYYGKDIDEEGKEFQILMKEFTALQASCLNDFIPIPEWIDFQGMKKKMVNLMKRVDSFLQKLLDEIQRNRSIRSDNNNNGKLNLIEVMLDLQDKEPELYTYETMKGIILALLIAGSETSATTMEWAVSLLLNNPQTMKKLQHEIETHAGHDQLLNESNASKMKYLQNIITETLRIYPVAPLLLPHESSSDCNVCGYDIPKGTMLLVNLWTLQRDPNLWADPTRFVPERFDDNGDGSKVCYNMIPFGVGRRACPGAVLAKHVMGHALGALFQCFEWEKIEDQVDMAEGIGLTLPKAQPLVAFCKPRQEMVKVLSNI; encoded by the exons ATGGAAGAAGCAAGTAACTGGCTGATACCTACTTCAAtatttctcctcttcttctttcttgtttctaaATACATTCTTCAAATCCATGGCAAACACAAAAACCTACCACCAAGTCCACCTTCTCTACCAATGATAGGTCACCTTCATCTCATAAAACAACCCTTACACCAAAGCTTTCACAACCTCACACAGAAATATGGCCACATGCTGTTCCTCAAACTCGGCACACGAAAAGTCCTTGTTGTCTCTTCACCTTCCGCCATTGAAGAATGTTTCACAAAGAATGATATCACTTTTGCAAACCGTCCCACCACACTTGCCGCCAAGCTTCTCAACTATGGTAGTAGGACGATAGGATTTGCTTCCTACGGCGACCACTGGCGCAGCCTCCGCCGTCTAACAACCTTGGAGCTCTTCTCTACCAATCGTCTTGCCATGTTTGAAAGCATTCGTGAGGAAGAGATTCAGTTGTTGCTGAAGGAACTCTTTCAAGAGTGCATCAAAGGTGGTCAAACTCAAAAGTTAAAG GTAGAACTGAGGCCAAAATTTGTGGAAGTCTCTTTCAACATGCTGCTGAGGATGATATCTGGGAAAAGGTACTATGGCAAGGATATTGATGAGGAAGGTAAAGAGTTCCAAATTCTGATGAAGGAGTTCACGGCGCTTCAAGCTAGTTGCTTGAATGACTTCATTCCAATACCGGAATGGATTGATTTTCAAGGCATGAAAAAGAAGATGGTGAATTTGATGAAAAGGGTGGATAGTTTTCTTCAGAAACTACTTGATGAGATCCAAAGGAATAGGAGCATCAgaagtgataataataataatgggaaACTGAATTTGATTGAAGTCATGTTGGACTTGCAAGATAAGGAACCTGAACTCTACACGTATGAAACAATGAAAGGAATCATTCTG GCATTGCTGATAGCTGGGTCAGAAACTTCGGCTACTACAATGGAATGGGCAGTGTCGCTTCTCCTCAACAATCCACAAACAATGAAGAAGCTTCAACACGAGATAGAAACACACGCAGGCCATGATCAACTCTTGAATGAATCAAACGCTTCCAAAATGAAGTACCTGCAGAACATAATCACTGAGACACTTCGCATATACCCCGTGGCACCACTTCTCTTACCTCACGAGTCTTCAAGTGATTGCAATGTTTGTGGTTATGACATACCGAAAGGGACAATGCTGCTTGTGAACTTGTGGACACTGCAGAGGGACCCTAACTTATGGGCTGATCCTACAAGATTTGTTCCAGAAAGATTTGATGATAATGGAGATGGTAGTAAAGTTTGTTACAATATGATTCCATTTGGTGTTGGAAGACGAGCTTGCCCTGGAGCTGTTTTGGCAAAACATGTTATGGGACATGCATTAGGAGCACTGTTTCAGTGTTTTGAATGGGAAAAAATTGAGGATCAAGTGGACATGGCAGAGGGAATAGGGCTTACGTTGCCCAAAGCTCAACCTTTGGTTGCTTTTTGCAAGCCACGTCAAGAAATGGTTAAGGTTCTATCCAATATATAA